The Punica granatum isolate Tunisia-2019 chromosome 4, ASM765513v2, whole genome shotgun sequence genome has a window encoding:
- the LOC116205037 gene encoding chromatin-remodeling complex subunit ies6: MEAEVVEAELVLPAYFSFKRIQSHEKYPKGQSSARRFKHLKQIIQAENFQNYPPDEPNYVNIESPPSMHPCKRICDITGYEAPYLDPRTKLRYANTEVFKIIRSLPNDHVQRYLSLRNAAVVLK; this comes from the exons ATGGAGGCGGAGGTGGTGGAAGCGGAGCTGGTGCTGCCGGCCTACTTTAGCTTCAAGCGGATCCAGTCCCACGAGAAGTATCCGAAAGGCCAATCGAGTGCTCGCCGCTTCAAGCATCTCAAGCAGATCATTCAGGCCGAGAATTTCCAGAATTACCCCCCCGACGAGCCCAACT ATGTTAATATCGAATCACCGCCATCCATGCACCCATGCAAGAGAATTTGCGACATAACAGGATATGAG GCACCATACCTTGACCCAAGGACCAAGCTCCGGTATGCAAACACTGAAGTCTTCAAGATCATCAGATCGCTCCCCAACGACCATGTTCAGAGATATCTGTCCCTAAGGAATGCGGCAGTTGTTTTAAAGTGA
- the LOC116205035 gene encoding dnaJ homolog subfamily C member 17 gives MDIDVDHYAVLGLPSGEEGASLSEKQISKAYRAKALELHPDKRLDDPDAHANFQRLKTSYELLKDEKARKLFDDLLRLKRERERRQTQQDSKRRKMVSDLEERERAAFAPDPSTSARQEEERIARKLKEEIARIREMHTKKGAATPASKGPTASSGKESMGGSGVGSDKEKVLKVTWEKVGVDYSPERLKEIFSEFGKVEDVVIRSSKKRGSALVVMRSRDEVVAATKIVCGDLSNPLLVVPLQPTVPADYPSFQKPVENDHLDNLVGAGYQDFEDSVLKKLQQKAAQNKK, from the exons ATGGACATAGATGTCGATCACTATGCGGTTCTCGGGCTGCCTTCCGGTGAAGAGGGAGCCAGCCTCTCTGAGAAGCAGATCTCGAAGGCTTACCGAGCGAAAGCTTTGGAGTTGCATCCTGATAAGAGGCTGGATGACCCGGACGCCCATGCGAACTTCCAGCGGTTGAAGACATCCTATGAACTTCTGAAGGACGAGAAGGCTAGGAAGCTTTTTGATGACCTGTTGAGGTTGAAGCGTGAGCGAGAGCGGCGCCAGACGCAGCAGGATTCTAAGCGAAGGAAGATGGTGTCTGATCTTGAAGAGAGAGAACGGGCAGCTTTTGCCCCTGACCCTTCTACTTCGGCCCggcaggaggaggagaggattGCCCGGAAGCTCAAGGAGGAGATTGCTAGAATACGCGAGATGCACACAAAGAAGGGAGCAGCAACACCTGCTTCCAAGGGACCTACTGCAAGCTCGGGGAAGGAGAGTATGGGTGGCTCTGGTGTTGGGTCAGATAAGGAGAAGGTTCTTAAAGTCACTTGGGAGAAGGTCGGTGTTGATTATAGCCCAGAGAGGCTAAAGGAGATCTTCTCGGAGTTTGGTAAGGTTGAGGACGTTGTGATCCGGAGTTCCAAGAAGAGAGGGTCTGCGCTTGTTGTGATGAGATCGAGAGATGAAGTT GTTGCTGCTACAAAAATTGTTTGCGGAGATCTTTCGAATCCTTTGTTAGTCGTGCCTCTTCAGCCAACTGTACCAGCTGACTACCCCAGCTTTCAGAAACCTGTGGAAAATGATCACCTTGATAATCTTGTTGGAGCTGGTTATCAAGATTTTGAGGACTCAGTCTTGAAGAAACTTCAACAAAAG GCTGCTCAGAACAAGAAATGA